The genomic interval CGTCCCCGAGGAACGAAGCCGGGACCACCACCTCGACGTCCATCACCGGTTCGAGCAGGGCCGGCCTGGCGTCCTGGACCGCCCGCCGCAGGGCCTCCGCGCCCGCCGCCCTGAAGGCCGGCTCGCTGGAGGCGTCCTCCTCGAAGGTCCCGCCCGTCAGCCGGATCCGCAGGTCCACCAGCGGGTGGCCGGCCAGGATCCCGCTCCCGCAGGCCTGGAGGCTCGCCTCCTGCACGGCCCGCTGGTACTCCGCCGGCAACCTGTCCACCGGCACGCCGCTCGAGAAGCTCAGGCCCTCCCCGTAGGCCGCCGGCTCGACGGCCAGCGTGACGTGCGCGAACTGGACCTTGGTCCCGGACTGCCGCTCGAGGCGGAAGTCGGCCGTCGCCGGGGCGGTGATCGTCTCGCGGTAGGCGACCTGGGGCTTGCCGACGTTGGCCCTGACCCCGAATTCCCTCTGCATCCGATCGGTGATGATCTCCAGATGCAGCTCGCCCATCCCGCTGATGATCATCTGGCCGGTCTCGGGATCCACCTTCACCTGGAAGGTGGGGTCCTCGTCCGCCAGCCCCGCCAGCGCCTCGGTCATCTTGTCCTGATCGGCCTTCGTCTTGGGCTCGATCGCCACGAAGATGACCGGCTCCGGGAAACTCATCGCCTCGAGCAGGATCGGCCTCTCGATGGCGCTGAGCGTGTCTCCCGTGCGGATCTGCTTGAAGCCGGACACCGCCACGATGTCCCCGGTCCCGACTTCCTCCACCTCTTCACGCTTGTTGGCGTGCATCCGGTAGATCTTGCCGATCCGTTCCTTCCTGCCCGTGTTGGCGTTCAGGACGACCCCGCCCGCCTTGAGGACCCCGCTGTACACCCGGATGAAGGCCAGCCGGGACACGAAGGGATCCGTCACGATCTTGAAGGCGATGGCGCTGAACGGTTCGTCGTCGTCCACCGCCCGGGACTCGGTCTCGGTCCCGGCGCCGCCCTCGCCGTCCTGCACCCGCCACCCCCGCACCGGCGGCAGGTCGAGCGGCGAAGGCAGGAAATCCACCACGGCGTCGAGCAGCCTCTGCACGCCGTTGTTCTTGAACGCCGAGCCGCAGAGCACCGGCACCAGGTGCGCGCCCAGCGTGGCGCGCCGCAGTCCGGCCAGGAGTTCCTCGTCCGCGGGCTCCCGCTCCTCGAGGTAGCACTCCATCATCGGCTCGTCGACCTCGGCCACCGTCTCGACCAGCTTCGCGCGGGCCTGCCGCGCCGCCGGGAGCATCGCC from bacterium carries:
- the fusA gene encoding elongation factor G; amino-acid sequence: MARRVTLQKVRNIGIMAHIDAGKTTTTERILYYTGRVHIPGEVHDGATQMDFMEQEKERGITITAAATTCAWRDHRVNIIDTPGHVDFTVEVERSLRVLDGAVAVFCAVGGVEPQSETVWRQADKYRVPRLAFVNKMDRPGADFDRVVGMMVERLGARPAPIQLPDGSGEDFRGVIDLLTMRVRYPDQADLGASFEDAEIPAAMLPAARQARAKLVETVAEVDEPMMECYLEEREPADEELLAGLRRATLGAHLVPVLCGSAFKNNGVQRLLDAVVDFLPSPLDLPPVRGWRVQDGEGGAGTETESRAVDDDEPFSAIAFKIVTDPFVSRLAFIRVYSGVLKAGGVVLNANTGRKERIGKIYRMHANKREEVEEVGTGDIVAVSGFKQIRTGDTLSAIERPILLEAMSFPEPVIFVAIEPKTKADQDKMTEALAGLADEDPTFQVKVDPETGQMIISGMGELHLEIITDRMQREFGVRANVGKPQVAYRETITAPATADFRLERQSGTKVQFAHVTLAVEPAAYGEGLSFSSGVPVDRLPAEYQRAVQEASLQACGSGILAGHPLVDLRIRLTGGTFEEDASSEPAFRAAGAEALRRAVQDARPALLEPVMDVEVVVPASFLGDVTGHLNSKRGQIQHLEPRGDVRVIRAEVPLSEMFGYATQVRSLTQGRATYTMQFARYERAPEKIATEIKQRYMGIWTRP